The nucleotide sequence GGGGGCTGACGCGCGAGCAGTCGATCGAATACGCCGAGCGCTTCGCCATTCCCGTCACGGTGACCAGGACCAGCCCGTACTCGATCGACCAGAACCTCTGGGGGAGGACCATCGAGTGCGGGGTCCTCGAGGACCCGTGGGCCCAGCCGCCGGAAGAGGTCTTCGAGCTCACGACCCCCACTGCGGAGCATTCTGTCGAAATGGTGCTCGGCTTCGAGGACGGTCTCCCGACCACGATCGACGGTCGCCGCATGCCCCTGCACGAGCTGATCGGGGAGGTGACCCGCGTCGTCGGCTCCTACGGTTGGGGCCGCGTGGACATGGTCGAGAACCGCCGGGTCGGGATCAAGAGCCGCGAGGTCTACGAGTGTCCCGGAGCTCTGGCCCTGCTGATGGCCCATGCCGATCTGGAGGACCTCACCCTCGAGCGCGACCTGGCGCACGAGAAGGCCCGCCTCGAGCCGCGCTGGGCGGAGCTGGTGTACGACGGCCTGTGGTACTCGCCGCTGAAGGAGGCCCTCGACGCCTTCGTCAGCGAGAGCCAGCGGCGCGTCGCTGGAGAGGTCCGGCTGCGCTGCGAGGTCCCCGGCCGTTGTTTCGTCGCCGGTCGCCGCAGCGCGGTCGGTTTGTACGACTACGAGCTGGCCACCTACGAGGCCGCCGACGCCTTTCACCACGAGGATGCGGCGGGGTTCGTGCGCCTGTGGGGCCTGGGGGTCGAGACGTGGGCCGCCCGCCAGCCGCCCTCGTCGGGTCTGCCGCCACCGACCCGATGAGCCTCTGGAAGGAGCGCTTCGGGGTGGCGCCCGCCGACCCGGTGGTGGCGTTCACCGAGAGCCTCTCGTTCGACCTGCGCCTGGCGGGCGACGACCTGACGGGCTCGCGGGCGCACGTACGGGGGCTGGAGCGTGCCGGCATCCTCACCGCCGACGAGCGTGACGCCCTGGTCGGCGCCCTCGACCGGGTTGGGGCGGAGCTGGACGGCGGGTACTTCGCCCTCGCCGAGGGCGACGAGGACGTGCACACCGCCGTCGAGCGCCGCGTGACCGAGCTGGCGGGAGAGGTCGGGGCCAAGCTGCACACCGGCCGCAGTCGCAACGATCAAGTGGCCACGGCCATGCGCCTCTACACCAGGCGCGAGCTGCGGGCCCTGGCCCAGGCGATCCTCAGGGTCCAGACGGTGCTGGCCGACCGGGCCGACGAGGTCGGCGACGCGTACCTGCCCGGTTACACCCATCTCCAGCGGGCGCAGCCGGTGCTGCTGGCCCATCACCTCCTCGCCCACTGCTGGGCCCTGGCACGCGACGTCGACCGCCTGGTCGCCACGGTGGACCGGCTCGACGTCTCGCCGCTCGGCGCGGGGGCGCTGGCCGGTTCGTCGCTCGCCCTCGACCCTGACGCGGTCGCCACCGATCTCGGCTTCGCCAGCCGGTTCGAGAACTCCCTCGACGCCGTCAGCGACCGCGACTTCGTGGCCGAAGCCCTGTTCGATCTCGCCCTCCTCGGCGTGCACCTCTCCCGGCTGGGCGAGGAGGTGGCCTTGTGGTCGACCCAGGAGTTCGGCTTTCTCCACCTCCACGACACGTACGCCACGGGCAGCTCCATGCTTCCTCAGAAGAAGAACCCCGACGTGGCCGAGCTGCTGCGGGGCAAGACCGGGCGCCTCGTCGGTCACCTGACGGGCATCCTGACCACGCTCAAGGGACTTCCGCTCTCCTACAACCGGGACCTCCAGGAGGACAAGGAGCCGCTGTTCGATGCTGTCGACCAGGTCGGGCGGGCCCTGGTGGCCCTCGACGGGCTCTTCTCGACGGTGGCCTTCGACCTCGATCGGATGAAAGTGGCAGCGGACGGCCAGGAGGCTGCGGCGGTGGACCTGGCCGAATGGCTGGTGGCGCGAGGGATGCCGTTTCGTCAGGCCCACGGCATCGTGGCGTCGATCGTGCGCGACTCGCTCGAGCGACACGTGCCTCTGGCCGAGCTGGTGGAGGGCCACCCGGAGCTCGGGGGCGAGGCGGTGGCGCTATTGGAGCCCGGAGTGGCGGTGACCCGCCGCACCACCCCTGGCGGCGCGGGGCCCAAACCGGTGGCCGACCAGCTGCGCAACCTCCGCCGCCGCCTCGAGATCGACGGCGAGCGGGTGGGGCATGAGTGAGCCGGGCGGGGCGCACGCGAACGGTTGGGCGCCGCTCGCCCGCGATTTCTACCTCGGCGACGCTCGCGCCGTGGCGCCGACGCTTCTCAACAAGCTGCTGGTGCGGGACCAGGCCGTGGGCCGGATCGTCGAGGTCGAGGCCTACCGAGGCGCCGAGGACCCTGCCTCCCACGCCTATCGGGGGCCGAGCAGACGGAACGCCACCATGTTCGGGCCTCCCGGCCACCTGTACGTGTACTTCAGCTACGGCGTGCACTGGTGTGCCAACGCCGTTTGTGGTCCGGAAGGCACTGGGCACGCCGTCCTCCTGCGGGCCCTGGCTCCCGTCACCGGGGTGGAGCAGATGTGGGCCCGGCGACCGGGTGCCCGGCGGGAGCGGGACCTGTGCAGCGGCCCCGGCAAGCTCTGTCAGGCGTTGGGCCTCGCCCGTGACCAGGACGGCGCCGACCTGGTCACGGGCGACGGGGGTGTGGTGCTGGCTGCCGACGAGCTTCTTCCACCGCGGCGCCCGGCCGTTGGGCCGAGGGTCGGGATCAGCGTGGCGGCCGATTACCGTTGGCGGTGGTGGGTGCCGGGCGACGTCAACGTCTCCCGGGGCGGCCGAGCCACCGGGCGTCGGCGCAGCGCCGACGCTTGACAGAGGAGGGGCCGGGGTCTAGGTTGACTCTTCGCCCGGTTGGCCGTTTGGTCCACTGCGGCGACGTTGACCGGGACCGAGCGAGGGCTACCTCGCCGCCTCGGAAGACAGCAGGACCCGGCACCAACTCCCTCCGGGGACGTGTGTCGCGTCGCTCCTTGAAAACGGAACAGAGGAAAAGCCAAAAGCCAGTGCGGGGTGGTCGCGCGAGCGACCACCGAAGTCAATGCACAGAGACGGACAACATGTCCGTCCTGGTGCCGGTCGGCCGAGGGGATCAGTGTCCCCGAAGCCGGCTCTCCTGATCGTCGAGATCGCCCTCGGGTGGTCTCCCTGATCTCGATGGAGAGTTTGATCCTGGCTCAGGACGAACGCTGGCGGCGTGCTTAATACATGCAAGTCGAACGGGGCCCATCCGGTGGCAACACCGGAGAAGGTCCAGTGGCGAACGGGTGCGTAACACGTGAGCAACCTATCCCGAAGACCGGGATAACACCGGGAAACCGGTGCTAATACTGGATGTCCCCACCGGGTCGCATGGCCTGGTGAGGAAAGGAATTTTGCTTCGGGAGGGGCTCGCGGCCTATCAGCTTGTTGGTGGGGTAATGGCTCACCAAGGCCACGACGGGTAGCTGGTCTGAGAGGACGACCAGCCACACTGGGACTGAGACACGGCCCAGACTCCTACGGGAGGCAGCAGTAGGGAATCTTGCGCAATGGGCGAAAGCCTGACGCAGCAACGCCGCGTGGGGGATGAAGGCCTTCGGGTTGTAAACCCCTTTCAGCAGGGACGAAACTGACGGTACCTGCAGAAGAAGCCCCGGCCAACTACGTGCCAGCAGCCGCGGTAATACGTAGGGGGCGAGCGTTGTCCGGATTCATTGGGCGTAAAGAGCTCGTAGGCGGCTTGGCAAGTCGGGTGTGAAACCTCCAGGCTCAACCTGGAGCTGCCACTCGATACTGCCATGGCTTGAGTCCGGTAGGGGACCACGGAATTCCTGGTGTAGCGGTGAAATGCGCAGATATCAGGAGGAACACCGGTGGCGAAGGCGGTGGTCTGGGCCGGTACTGACGCTGATGAGCGAAAGCGTGGGGAGCGAACAGGATTAGATACCCTGGTAGTCCACGCCGTAAACGTTGGGCACTAGGTGTGGGGCCTTATCGACGGGTTCCGTGCCGTAGCTAACGCATTAAGTGCCCCGCCTGGGGAGTACGGCCGCAAGGCTAAAACTCAAAGGAATTGACGGGGGCCCGCACAAGCGGCGGAGCATGTGGCTTAATTCGAGGCAACGCGAAGAACCTTACCTAGGCTTGACATGTAGGGAAAAGCCGTAGAGATACGGTGTCCTTCGGGGCCCTACACAGGTGGTGCATGGTTGTCGTCAGCTCGTGTCGTGAGATGTTGGGTTAAGTCCCGCAACGAGCGCAACCCTTGTCCTATGTTGCCAGCGGGTAATGCCGGGGACTCGTAGGAGACTGCCGGGGTCAACTCGGAGGAAGGTGGGGATGACGTCAAATCATCATGCCCCTTACGTCTAGGGCTGCACACATGCTACAATGGCCGGTACAAAGGGCTGCTACTCCGCGAGGATGAGCGAATCCCAAAAAGCCGGTCTCAGTTCGGATCGCAGTCTGCAACTCGACTGCGTGAAGTCGGAGTCGCTAGTAATCCCGGATCAGCAACGCCGGGGTGAATACGTTCCCGGGCCTTGTACACACCGCCCGTCACACCACGAAAGTCGGTAACACCCGAAGCC is from Acidimicrobiales bacterium and encodes:
- a CDS encoding argininosuccinate synthase, whose amino-acid sequence is MPKRVVLAYSGGLDTSVAVRWLGEEMGMEVIALAADVGQGGDFEGLRQRALAAGAVEAVVVDAREEFARDFVAPALRANARYEGKYPLVSALSRPLIVRHLVAAAREHGADAVAHGCTGKGNDQVRFEVSTRALAPDLQTVAPVRGWGLTREQSIEYAERFAIPVTVTRTSPYSIDQNLWGRTIECGVLEDPWAQPPEEVFELTTPTAEHSVEMVLGFEDGLPTTIDGRRMPLHELIGEVTRVVGSYGWGRVDMVENRRVGIKSREVYECPGALALLMAHADLEDLTLERDLAHEKARLEPRWAELVYDGLWYSPLKEALDAFVSESQRRVAGEVRLRCEVPGRCFVAGRRSAVGLYDYELATYEAADAFHHEDAAGFVRLWGLGVETWAARQPPSSGLPPPTR
- the argH gene encoding argininosuccinate lyase, producing the protein MGRPPAALVGSAATDPMSLWKERFGVAPADPVVAFTESLSFDLRLAGDDLTGSRAHVRGLERAGILTADERDALVGALDRVGAELDGGYFALAEGDEDVHTAVERRVTELAGEVGAKLHTGRSRNDQVATAMRLYTRRELRALAQAILRVQTVLADRADEVGDAYLPGYTHLQRAQPVLLAHHLLAHCWALARDVDRLVATVDRLDVSPLGAGALAGSSLALDPDAVATDLGFASRFENSLDAVSDRDFVAEALFDLALLGVHLSRLGEEVALWSTQEFGFLHLHDTYATGSSMLPQKKNPDVAELLRGKTGRLVGHLTGILTTLKGLPLSYNRDLQEDKEPLFDAVDQVGRALVALDGLFSTVAFDLDRMKVAADGQEAAAVDLAEWLVARGMPFRQAHGIVASIVRDSLERHVPLAELVEGHPELGGEAVALLEPGVAVTRRTTPGGAGPKPVADQLRNLRRRLEIDGERVGHE
- a CDS encoding DNA-3-methyladenine glycosylase — protein: MSEPGGAHANGWAPLARDFYLGDARAVAPTLLNKLLVRDQAVGRIVEVEAYRGAEDPASHAYRGPSRRNATMFGPPGHLYVYFSYGVHWCANAVCGPEGTGHAVLLRALAPVTGVEQMWARRPGARRERDLCSGPGKLCQALGLARDQDGADLVTGDGGVVLAADELLPPRRPAVGPRVGISVAADYRWRWWVPGDVNVSRGGRATGRRRSADA